A portion of the Manihot esculenta cultivar AM560-2 chromosome 2, M.esculenta_v8, whole genome shotgun sequence genome contains these proteins:
- the LOC110609978 gene encoding cationic amino acid transporter 6, chloroplastic, whose translation METQKQLTSFSNMATIQSSPANTSFSKYLQSLSQTPHRLKRRMLATWTPDQELNQVRQRSGADMKRKLKWHDLIALGIGGMLGAGVFVTTGTVARDNSGPAVFISYIIAGISALLSSLCYTEFSVQIPVAGGAFSYLSVTFGEFVGYFAGANILMEYVLSNAAVARSFTDYFCRAVGESHPNSWRVEVDGLVKGYDKLDFIAVALILLLTLCLCHSTKESSMLNLIMTVFHVIFFGFIIIAGICNGSAKNLVKPGGLAPFGVKGVVNGAAIVYFSFIGYDSVSTMAEEIQNPSRSLPVGIMGSVLIVCVLYCLMALSLCMLVPYSKIPKEASFSDVFQITGWNWASNVVGAGASLGIVASLLVAMLGQSRYLCVIGRARLVPSWLAKVHPSTGTPLNATLFLGLCTASIALFTDLDIVLQMISISTLLVFYLVANALIYRRYAIISQNPPSHTLLYLFLLSSTAISFSISWKLEKQIWVSSIFGVIMIAITAFFQNKIPSISQPNEEWSVPFMPWPAAISVFLNVFLMTTLKLLSFQRFAIWAFLITVFYVLYGVHSTYEAEEMEVGVDEIQHPQLQQSKLEIQVL comes from the exons ATGGAAACCCAAAAACAACTCACTTCTTTCTCTAACATGGCAACCATTCAATCTTCACCAGCCAATACTTCCTTCTCCAAGTACCTCCAGTCACTTTCACAAACCCCTCACAGGCTTAAGAGGAGAATGCTAGCTACATGGACCCCAGACCAGGAACTTAACCAAGTAAGGCAAAGGTCTGGTGCAGATATGAAGAGGAAACTCAAATGGCATGACTTGATTGCTCTTGGTATTGGAGGCATGCTTGGTGCTGGTGTCTTTGTCACCACTGGCACTGTGGCTCGTgataactctggccctgcagtTTTCATCTCTTATATTATTGCTGGCATATCagctcttctttcttctttatgTTACACTGAATTTTCTGTCCAGATTCCCGTTGCCGGGGGCGCCTTCAGTTACCTCAGTGTTACCTTTG GAGAATTTGTAGGCTATTTTGCTGGGGCAAACATCCTGATGGAGTATGTACTATCAAATGCTGCGGTTGCAAGAAGTTTCACTGACTATTTTTGCCGTGCTGTGGGGGAGAGTCATCCAAACTCATGGAGAGTTGAAGTGGATGGACTAGTAAAGGGTTATGATAAGTTGGATTTCATAGCAGTtgctcttattcttcttctcacTCTCTGTCTTTGCCATAG TACTAAGGAAAGCTCAATGTTGAACCTTATTATGACAGTCTTCCATGTGATTTTCTTTGGATTTATCATAATTGCTGGCATCTGCAATGGGAGTGCCAAGAACTTGGTTAAGCCAGGAGGGCTTGCTCCTTTTGGTGTCAAGGGTGTTGTTAATGGAGCAGCTATAGTATACTTCAGTTTTATCGGCTATGATTCGGTTTCAACGATGGCAGAAGAGATCCAAAACCCTTCAAGAAGTCTTCCTGTGGGCATTATGGGTTCTGTTCTCATAGTCTGTGTGCTATATTGCCTCATGGCCTTGTCTTTGTGTATGCTGGTACCTTACAGTAAG ATACCCAAAGAAGCATCCTTTTCTGATGTTTTCCAAATTACTGGGTGGAACTGGGCGAGCAATGTGGTTGGGGCTGGAGCAAGTTTGGGAATAGTTGCTTCTCTCCTGGTTGCCATGTTAGGCCAATCAAGGTACCTTTGTGTTATTGGAAGGGCTCGGCTGGTGCCTTCTTGGTTGGCCAAAGTGCATCCCTCCACAGGCACCCCATTGAATGCTACACTCTTCTTAG GGCTTTGCACGGCTTCAATTGCACTCTTCACTGACCTCGACATAGTTCTTCAGATGATCTCCATCAGCACATTATTGGTATTCTACCTAGTAGCCAATGCTCTCATCTACAGGCGATATGCGATCATTAGCCAAAACCCACCTTCACATACCCTCTTGTACCTCTTCCTTCTCTCATCTACTGCAATTAGCTTCTCCATTTCATGGAAACTTGAAAAACAAATATGGGTTTCATCTATATTTGGTGTAATTATGATTGCCATCACAGCTTTCTTTCAAAACAAGATACCTTCCATCAGCCAACCAAACGAAGAGTGGTCAGTGCCATTCATGCCATGGCCAGCTGCAATATCAGTATTCCTTAATGTGTTTCTCATGACCACATTAAAGCTGCTGTCTTTTCAAAGGTTTGCTATATGGGCATTTTTAATTActgtgttttatgtgttgtaTGGTGTACACTCAACTTATGAAGCTGAAGAGATGGAAGTGGGTGTTGATGAAATACAACACCCACAACTTCAGCAAAGTAAGCTAGAAATTCAAGTGCTATAA
- the LOC110609684 gene encoding uncharacterized protein LOC110609684, with protein sequence MSTTTDSIPRRVPPPCWTQEETIALIEAYRDKWYSVNRGNLRAADWDSVAASVADSSTADPPKSSLQCRHKIEKLRKRYRAEKQRSLNHPGRFFSSWDLFPLLDSMAIGSAGPKPCQDIDEENDIGDGFQVKTLGNRYLVTSNKSANIDQDFDADFDSGLDSDLALRARKCGRIGEDSNSNVSRALGNGFSLKPVSDINSVSVAFRPKDYGRVDVKLKSDIDFHCDYEAGVCMQVEKTQCRSFQPQGSRSKGYGKIVGDSSPINRNIGEGADTYIGFPVKTLGDVPSGFKPKNYRNIDRKSTPNFGNDVHYTSDKVNKFGENVINGWVSPPPGFRPKKNCKIDGSLKLDVDSKLLNVFGNVKQGDIEVGGKKVMDPIAEVVSAIKMSTKSFLKVEKRKMEMAMEIEKMRMDMLLKHNQMILESQQQIVDAFAKTFLEKKEKKRRLSPYQNKNGDSQVAATDCESIGRSGILKEECEGAFT encoded by the coding sequence ATGTCAACCACCACTGATTCCATTCCCCGGCGGGTTCCTCCTCCGTGTTGGACCCAAGAAGAAACTATTGCTCTAATTGAAGCATATCGGGACAAATGGTATTCAGTCAACCGTGGCAATCTCCGGGCTGCCGATTGGGATTCCGTGGCGGCTTCCGTGGCTGATTCCTCCACCGCCGACCCGCCCAAGTCTTCCCTGCAGTGCAGGCATAAGATCGAGAAGCTCAGGAAACGGTATCGAGCGGAGAAGCAGAGGTCCCTTAACCATCCAGGTCGGTTTTTTTCTTCTTGGGACTTGTTTCCTTTATTGGATTCGATGGCAATTGGGTCTGCTGGACCCAAGCCATGCCAAGATATCGATGAAGAGAATGATATTGGAGATGGGTTTCAAGTGAAAACGCTGGGGAATAGGTATTTGGTAACATCAAACAAATCAGCCAATATTGATCAGGATTTCGACGCAGATTTTGATTCGGGTTTGGATTCAGATTTGGCACTTAGAGCTAGGAAATGTGGCAGGATTGGGGAGGATTCTAACTCGAATGTTTCTCGTGCTTTGGGAAATGGGTTTTCTCTGAAACCGGTTAGTGATATTAATTCGGTGTCTGTGGCATTTAGGCCGAAGGATTATGGAAGAGTTGATGTGAAACTCAAGTCTGATATTGACTTTCACTGTGATTATGAAGCTGGCGTTTGTATGCAAGTGGAAAAAACACAGTGTAGGAGCTTCCAGCCTCAGGGATCTAGATCGAAAGGTTATGGCAAGATTGTTGGTGATTCTAGCCCTATCAATAGAAATATTGGTGAAGGTGCTGATACCTATATTGGGTTTCCAGTAAAAACCCTAGGTGATGTGCCTTCAGGGTTTAAGCCAAAAAATTATAGGAATATTGATAGGAAATCCACCCCTAATTTTGGTAATGATGTTCACTACACAAGTGATAAAGTAAATAAGTTTGGGGAAAACGTTATCAATGGCTGGGTATCACCACCCCCAGGGTTTAGACCAAAGAAGAATTGCAAGATTGATGGGAGCTTGAAGCTTGATGTTGATTCTAAGCTTTTGAATGTGTTTGGGAATGTCAAGCAAGGGGACATTGAAGTTGGTGGCAAGAAAGTGATGGATCCAATTGCAGAGGTTGTATCAGCAATTAAGATGTCAACAAAAAGTTTTTTGAAGGTGGAGAAGAGAAAAATGGAAATGGCAATGGAAATTGAGAAAATGAGGATGGAtatgttgttgaagcacaaccaGATGATACTGGAGTCACAGCAACAAATTGTAGACGCATTTGCCAAAACATTTTtggaaaagaaggagaagaagaggaggTTGTCACCTTATCAAAACAAAAATGGAGACTCTCAAGTTGCAGCAACAGATTGTGAAAGCATAGGCAGAAGTGGAATTTTGAAAGAAGAATGCGAAGGTGCTTTCACTTGA
- the LOC110609420 gene encoding phospho-2-dehydro-3-deoxyheptonate aldolase 2, chloroplastic → MALSAASNLTCAKTPISHTTAATSYSLKPQTFPLHVTPTTIKKPRPAIVASVSTSSSNVVSSNWSLDSWKSKPAHQLPEYPDLGELESVLHTISTFPPIVFAGEARRLEERLASAAVGNAFLLQGGDCAESFKEFNANNIRDTFRVLLQMGVVLTFGAQMPIIKVGRMAGQFAKPRSEPFEIKDGVKLPSYRGDNINADAFDEKSRMPDPQRLIRAYLQSVGTLNLLRAFATGGYAAMQRVSQWNLDFVLHSEQGDRYMELARRVDEALGFMAAAGLTVDHPQMNTTEFWTSHECLHLPYEQALTREDSTTGLFYDCSAHMLWVGERTRQLDGAHVEFLRGVSNPLGIKVSDKMDPKELVKLCEILNPHNRPGRLTIIVRMGADNLRIKLPYLIRAIRQAGLIVTWVSDPMHGNTIKAPCGLKTRSFDAIRAELRAFFDVHDQEGSYPGGVHLEMTGQNVTECVGGSKTVTFDDLNSRYHTHCDPRLNASQSLELAFAISERLRRKRLRSGDGILIGHNVGGSVA, encoded by the exons ATGGCTCTCTCTGCTGCCTCCAATCTCACCTGCGCTAAGACCCCGATCTCCCATACGACGGCCGCTACCTCATATTCTCTCAAGCCTCAAACCTTCCCCCTCCATGTGACCCCCACCACCATAAAAAAACCCAGACCTGCAATCGTTGCCTCAGTCTCTACTTCATCGTCCAACGTAGTTTCTTCCAACTGGTCCTTGGACAGCTGGAAATCAAAACCGGCTCACCAGCTCCCGGAATACCCTGATCTGGGAGAATTGGAATCGGTGCTTCACACCATCAGCACCTTCCCGCCAATTGTTTTTGCAGGAGAGGCGAGGAGGCTCGAGGAAAGATTAGCCAGTGCAGCCGTAGGAAATGCCTTCCTACTCCAGGGTGGAGATTGTGCGGAGAGTTTCAAAGAGTTCAATGCCAATAATATTCGTGATACCTTCCGGGTTTTGCTACAGATGGGTGTTGTTCTCACTTTCGGTGCCCAAATGCCTATCATCAAG GTAGGAAGGATGGCAGGCCAATTTGCAAAACCAAGGTCAGAGCCATTTGAGATAAAAGATGGTGTGAAACTCCCAAGTTATCGAGGAGACAATATTAATGCTGATGCCTTTGATGAGAAATCTAGAATGCCTGATCCTCAAAGGTTGATTAGAGCATACCTGCAATCTGTTGGCACCTTGAATCTCCTTAGGGCATTTGCTACAGGTGGATATGCTGCCATGCAAAGAGTTTCACAATGGAATCTTGACTTCGTACTGCATAGCGAGCAAGGAGACAG GTACATGGAACTCGCACGGAGAGTAGATGAGGCTCTGGGGTTCATGGCTGCTGCTGGTCTTACTGTCGATCATCCTCAGATGAACACAACTGAATTTTGGACATCTCATGAGTGCCTTCACTTGCCATATGAGCAGGCCTTGACCAGAGAGGACTCAACAACCGGCCTCTTTTATGACTGTTCTGCTCACATGCTTTGGGTAGGTGAGAGGACTCGGCAGTTGGATGGGGCTCATGTTGAATTCCTCCGAGGTGTTTCAAACCCTCTTGGCATCAAG GTGAGTGACAAGATGGATCCAAAGGAGCTTGTGAAATTGTGTGAAATTCTTAACCCTCACAACAGACCTGGAAGGTTGACAATAATTGTCAGAATGGGAGCAGATAACCTCCGGATAAAACTGCCCTATCTCATTAGAGCTATACGCCAGGCCGGGCTTATAGTCACCTGGGTCAGTGATCCTATGCATGGCAATACTATTAAGGCTCCCTGCGGTCTTAAGACACGATCATTTGATGCAATAAGG GCTGAGCTTAGGGCATTCTTTGATGTGCATGATCAAGAAGGCAGCTACCCTGGAGGAGTCCATCTGGAGATGACAGGGCAGAATGTAACAGAGTGTGTTGGAGGGTCAAAGACTGTGACTTTTGATGACTTAAATTCTCGTTACCATACACATTGTGACCCCAGGTTGAATGCATCACAGTCCCTGGAGCTGGCATTTGCTATATCAGAGAGGCTGCGGAGGAAAAGGTTAAGGTCTGGCGATGGCATCCTTATCGGCCACAATGTTGGTGGTTCTGTGGCATAA
- the LOC110609685 gene encoding germin-like protein 9-3, translating into MEKFCSCISISLILVLGNAIHASAGDPDILKDFSVPPSLDPSTITRQYFTFTGFRSLRKANLTGKTTALVTKATLKEFPALEGQSVSVSAIMYPPSGMNLPHVHPRASELLIVLLGSLEVGFVDTTNRLFTQTLQAPDMFIFPKGLVHFQVNTKTDSPSIALGIFGSASAGTVSLPSTVFGSGISAEILAKAFKTDEETISKLIQANK; encoded by the coding sequence ATGGAAAAATTCTGCAGCTGCATATCTATTTCCTTGATCCTTGTACTTGGAAATGCAATTCATGCCAGTGCAGGAGATCCTGATATCCTGAAAGATTTCTCGGTGCCTCCAAGCCTTGATCCCAGCACCATAACAAGGCAATACTTCACTTTCACAGGCTTCAGATCCCTCAGGAAAGCTAACTTAACTGGAAAAACAACAGCCCTGGTGACGAAAGCAACTCTGAAAGAATTCCCTGCCCTGGAAGGCCAAAGCGTATCCGTTTCTGCGATAATGTACCCTCCTTCAGGAATGAACCTTCCACATGTTCATCCCAGAGCCTCTGAGCTCCTAATAGTGCTCTTAGGGAGTTTAGAAGTTGGGTTCGTCGATACCACCAACAGGCTCTTTACACAAACTCTTCAGGCTCCTGACATGTTTATCTTCCCAAAAGGACTGGTTCATTTTCAAGTGAACACCAAAACTGATTCTCCTTCTATTGCTCTTGGGATATTTGGGAGTGCAAGTGCTGGGACTGTCTCATTGCCTAGTACTGTATTTGGAAGTGGAATAAGCGCAGAGATACTTGCCAAGGCCTTCAAAACAGATGAGGAGACCATCTCCAAGCTAATACAAGCAAATAAGTAA